One window from the genome of Pseudomonas leptonychotis encodes:
- a CDS encoding response regulator, translating into MAQILVVDDSAAIRNEVAAFLKNNGFSVEVAVDGKDGLTKLKMDSAVKLVISDVNMPNMDGLTMAEKIRSELGNQTVNIIMLTTENDPNMKSRGKAAGVKGWIVKPFNGANALGAIQKLVAG; encoded by the coding sequence ATGGCACAAATACTCGTAGTAGATGACAGCGCTGCAATCCGTAACGAAGTGGCAGCATTCCTCAAAAATAACGGTTTTAGCGTTGAGGTCGCGGTGGATGGCAAAGATGGGCTCACCAAGCTGAAGATGGATTCGGCGGTCAAACTGGTGATATCGGACGTCAATATGCCGAATATGGATGGCTTGACCATGGCCGAGAAAATCCGCAGCGAATTGGGCAATCAGACCGTCAATATCATTATGTTGACCACGGAAAACGACCCCAATATGAAAAGCCGGGGTAAAGCGGCTGGGGTCAAAGGCTGGATTGTTAAACCCTTCAACGGCGCCAATGCATTAGGTGCAATTCAGAAACTGGTTGCCGGCTGA
- a CDS encoding chemotaxis protein CheX, giving the protein MIGFDRQLVSKVLIFEDVASAQVELKALCAEYGLIGLKQAQHSAMNMLESNIDLGAVLISESCTDPASGIADGFALARHIHQLRRELPIFIRREGRSDLDDLSPEARKGIAGAYDIERPESFKLLLDQYLADTEYPISLIRRIEEITHSSLNALFRDIEVSNELPYLVKDKLTYGDILSLLPVEAPWFSGYMMVQSEEQPMLELIKDGRTSIDGTHVDFRDVMGMLSEITNLAWGGLRTRLLALHPVQSGEETRISVPITVNQYKEYISFGTDRSQLCFKYTLRDRHDRLAPVTLYQKFIFNIRWSPEEYRQADENSVEELVESGCLELF; this is encoded by the coding sequence ATGATTGGTTTTGACAGGCAGTTGGTGAGTAAGGTGTTGATCTTCGAGGATGTGGCGTCGGCCCAGGTCGAGCTCAAGGCCTTGTGTGCCGAGTATGGACTGATTGGCTTGAAACAAGCCCAGCACTCGGCGATGAACATGCTGGAAAGTAACATCGACCTAGGCGCCGTGCTGATTTCAGAAAGCTGTACGGACCCGGCCTCCGGCATTGCCGACGGGTTTGCCCTGGCTCGACACATTCATCAGTTACGCCGGGAACTCCCCATCTTTATCCGCCGCGAGGGTCGCAGCGATCTGGATGATTTGAGCCCAGAGGCGCGCAAGGGCATCGCGGGTGCCTATGACATCGAACGTCCCGAAAGCTTCAAGCTGCTGCTCGATCAGTACTTGGCCGACACCGAATACCCTATCTCGTTAATTCGCCGCATCGAAGAAATCACCCATAGCTCCTTGAATGCCCTGTTCCGCGATATCGAGGTGAGCAATGAGCTGCCTTATCTGGTCAAGGACAAGCTGACCTATGGCGACATCCTCAGTTTGTTGCCGGTCGAGGCCCCCTGGTTCAGCGGATACATGATGGTGCAATCCGAAGAGCAGCCGATGCTCGAGTTGATCAAGGACGGGCGGACGTCTATTGATGGCACGCATGTCGATTTTCGCGATGTGATGGGCATGCTGAGCGAGATTACCAACCTGGCATGGGGGGGGCTGCGCACCCGTTTACTCGCCCTGCATCCTGTGCAAAGTGGTGAGGAAACCCGTATCAGCGTCCCGATCACGGTCAATCAGTACAAAGAGTACATCTCCTTTGGCACCGACCGTTCTCAGCTGTGTTTCAAGTACACCTTGCGCGATCGTCACGATCGGCTGGCCCCGGTCACGCTGTACCAGAAGTTCATCTTCAATATCCGCTGGTCGCCAGAAGAGTATCGCCAGGCTGACGAAAACAGCGTGGAAGAGCTGGTAGAAAGTGGTTGTCTGGAGTTGTTCTAG
- a CDS encoding sigma-54-dependent Fis family transcriptional regulator, whose amino-acid sequence MHNSATRHAQQVLTVAQGRGQLAGPASDSSVARSWLRCLQQHHLDPAQSMPPAVIEHARMLERREELQQVLEISNNEMNSLHRQLAGSGHAVLLTDARGVILNCVTEQAEKRTFEQAGLWLGADWSEACEGTNGIGTCLVERQALTIHQNEHFRSRHTGLTCSASPVFDPHGELLAVLDVSSARHDVSRQSQFHTMALVNLSAKAIEGCHFLRSFESEWLLRFHAQAEYIGQFSEGLLAFDGDGRVRAVNQSAINLLGLSRKQLLGRTLIEVFDCHLDDLLGRASPQPSASWPLYTQRGQQLFAMLRGQPRRRVQALNAGGLATPGLCLADPALQNDFRRALRVYERDVPLLIGGETGTGKEAFAKALHQVSSRGGKPFVALNCASIPESLIESELFGYRGGSFTGARKEGMRGKLQQADGGTLFLDEIGDMPLPLQTRLLRVLEERCVEPIGGAAQAIDVRVISASHRDLAERVASGQFREDLFYRLNGLVIELPALRVRSDRRELLDFLLAEEARGQPVRLDERAREALHAYPWPGNVRQLRNVLRTLCALCECGVVSYGELPAEIRHARPALAQLPAPKPDQLGDAERQALLAVLEAQHWHMSRSAEQLGISRNTLYRKLRKHGVARAI is encoded by the coding sequence ATGCACAACTCAGCAACTCGTCACGCCCAGCAGGTGCTGACGGTGGCCCAAGGGCGCGGCCAACTCGCCGGTCCCGCAAGCGATTCTTCGGTGGCGCGCTCATGGCTGCGCTGCCTGCAACAGCATCACCTTGATCCGGCGCAGAGCATGCCGCCGGCGGTGATCGAGCACGCGCGGATGCTCGAGCGGCGCGAAGAGTTGCAGCAGGTGTTGGAAATTTCCAATAACGAGATGAACAGCCTGCATCGCCAGCTGGCCGGCAGTGGTCATGCCGTGCTGCTGACCGATGCGCGTGGGGTGATCCTCAATTGCGTCACCGAGCAGGCGGAAAAACGTACCTTCGAACAGGCAGGCCTATGGTTGGGCGCCGACTGGAGCGAGGCCTGCGAAGGCACTAATGGCATCGGCACCTGCCTGGTCGAACGCCAAGCGCTGACCATTCACCAGAACGAGCATTTCCGCAGCCGGCATACCGGACTGACGTGTTCTGCCAGCCCGGTATTCGACCCCCATGGCGAACTGCTGGCGGTGCTGGACGTGTCCTCGGCGCGGCATGACGTGTCGCGACAAAGCCAGTTCCACACCATGGCCTTGGTTAACTTGTCGGCCAAGGCGATTGAAGGCTGTCATTTTCTGCGCAGCTTTGAGAGCGAGTGGCTGTTACGTTTTCACGCCCAGGCCGAATACATCGGTCAATTCAGTGAGGGTTTGCTGGCCTTTGATGGCGACGGCCGGGTACGTGCAGTGAACCAGAGTGCGATCAACTTGCTGGGCTTGTCGCGTAAGCAGCTGCTCGGCCGCACATTAATAGAGGTATTTGACTGCCACCTGGATGACCTGCTCGGTCGCGCCTCGCCGCAGCCCAGCGCCAGTTGGCCGCTGTATACCCAGCGCGGTCAGCAGCTCTTCGCCATGCTCCGTGGTCAGCCACGGCGCAGGGTGCAAGCGTTGAACGCAGGAGGATTAGCGACCCCGGGCTTGTGCCTGGCCGATCCCGCGTTGCAAAACGATTTTCGCCGCGCGTTACGGGTGTATGAGCGTGATGTGCCGTTGTTGATCGGCGGCGAGACTGGCACCGGCAAGGAGGCCTTTGCCAAGGCTCTGCACCAGGTCAGCTCGCGTGGCGGCAAGCCCTTTGTCGCGCTTAATTGTGCATCGATTCCTGAGAGCCTGATCGAGAGTGAGCTATTCGGTTATCGCGGCGGCAGCTTCACCGGCGCACGCAAGGAAGGTATGCGTGGCAAATTGCAGCAGGCCGATGGCGGTACCTTGTTTCTTGATGAGATCGGCGACATGCCGCTGCCCCTGCAAACTCGATTGTTACGGGTGCTGGAAGAGCGTTGCGTCGAGCCAATTGGTGGCGCAGCGCAGGCCATCGATGTGCGGGTGATCAGTGCCAGCCACCGCGACCTCGCCGAGCGAGTGGCCAGCGGGCAGTTCCGTGAGGACCTGTTCTATCGCCTCAATGGCTTGGTGATTGAGTTGCCTGCGCTACGCGTGCGTAGCGATAGGCGCGAGTTACTGGATTTTCTTCTGGCTGAGGAAGCACGCGGGCAACCGGTGCGTCTCGATGAGCGCGCGCGCGAGGCACTGCACGCGTATCCCTGGCCAGGTAATGTGCGCCAGCTGCGTAATGTGCTGCGCACGCTCTGCGCGCTGTGCGAGTGCGGAGTGGTCAGCTATGGCGAACTGCCTGCGGAAATTCGCCATGCGCGACCGGCGCTTGCTCAGTTGCCCGCCCCCAAGCCAGACCAGCTGGGCGACGCCGAGCGGCAGGCCCTACTGGCGGTCCTAGAGGCGCAGCATTGGCACATGAGCCGCAGCGCTGAGCAGTTGGGCATTAGCCGCAATACCTTGTACCGCAAGCTGCGCAAGCATGGGGTGGCGCGCGCCATCTGA
- a CDS encoding aldehyde dehydrogenase family protein, with amino-acid sequence MRYAHPGTEGALVSFKSRYGNFIGGEFVAPVKGQYFTNISPVNGLPIAEFPRSSAEDIDKALDAAHAAADAWGQTSVQERSLTLLKIADRIEANLEMLAITETWDNGKAVRETLNADIPLAADHFRYFAGCLRAQEGSAAEIDGNTVAYHIHEPLGVVGQIIPWNFPILMAAWKLAPALAAGNCVVLKPAEQTPLGISVLMELIGDLLPPGVLNVVQGYGKEAGEALATSKRIAKIAFTGSTPVGAHIMKCAAENIIPSTVELGGKSPNIFFEDIMQAEQSFIEKAAEGLVLAFFNQGEVCTCPSRALVQESIYPAFMKEVMKKVEQIKRGDPLDTDTMVGAQASEQQFDKILSYLEIAKQEGAELLTGGSVEKLSGTLGGGYYIQPTLLKGHNKMRVFQEEIFGPVVSVTTFKDEAEALAIANDTEFGLGAGLWTRDINRAYRMGRAIKAGRVWTNCYHLYPAHAAFGGYKKSGVGRETHKVALEHYQQTKNLLVSYDTNPLGFF; translated from the coding sequence ATGCGTTACGCCCATCCCGGCACCGAAGGTGCACTCGTTTCGTTTAAATCCCGCTACGGCAACTTTATCGGCGGCGAATTTGTGGCCCCGGTAAAAGGCCAGTACTTCACCAACATTTCACCGGTCAACGGCCTGCCGATTGCCGAATTCCCGCGCTCCAGCGCCGAGGACATCGACAAAGCCCTGGATGCCGCCCATGCCGCCGCCGATGCCTGGGGCCAGACCTCAGTGCAGGAGCGCTCACTGACCCTGTTGAAGATTGCCGACCGCATTGAAGCCAATCTGGAAATGCTCGCCATCACCGAAACCTGGGACAACGGCAAGGCCGTACGCGAAACCCTGAACGCCGATATCCCTCTGGCCGCCGACCACTTCCGTTACTTCGCTGGCTGCCTGCGCGCCCAGGAAGGCAGCGCCGCCGAGATTGACGGCAACACCGTGGCCTACCACATCCATGAACCGCTGGGCGTGGTTGGGCAGATCATCCCGTGGAACTTCCCAATCCTGATGGCCGCGTGGAAACTCGCCCCTGCCCTGGCTGCCGGCAACTGCGTGGTACTGAAACCCGCCGAGCAAACGCCACTGGGCATCAGCGTGCTGATGGAGCTGATCGGCGACCTGCTGCCGCCCGGCGTACTCAACGTGGTACAGGGCTACGGCAAAGAAGCTGGCGAAGCTCTGGCCACCAGCAAACGCATCGCCAAGATCGCCTTTACCGGTTCGACCCCGGTGGGCGCGCACATCATGAAATGCGCCGCCGAGAACATCATCCCGAGCACCGTGGAGCTGGGCGGCAAATCGCCGAATATCTTCTTCGAAGACATCATGCAGGCCGAGCAAAGCTTTATCGAAAAAGCCGCCGAAGGCCTGGTGCTGGCCTTCTTCAACCAAGGTGAGGTGTGCACTTGCCCATCACGCGCTCTGGTGCAGGAGTCGATCTACCCCGCCTTTATGAAAGAGGTGATGAAGAAGGTTGAGCAGATCAAGCGCGGCGACCCGCTGGACACCGACACCATGGTTGGCGCTCAAGCCTCCGAGCAACAGTTCGACAAAATCCTCAGCTACCTGGAAATCGCCAAGCAGGAAGGTGCCGAGCTGCTGACCGGAGGCAGCGTAGAAAAACTCAGCGGCACCTTGGGTGGCGGTTACTACATCCAGCCGACTCTGCTCAAGGGTCACAACAAGATGCGCGTGTTTCAGGAAGAGATCTTCGGCCCGGTCGTCAGCGTCACCACCTTCAAGGACGAAGCCGAAGCCCTGGCGATTGCCAACGACACCGAGTTCGGTCTCGGCGCCGGCCTGTGGACCCGCGACATCAACCGCGCCTATCGCATGGGCCGGGCGATCAAAGCCGGGCGCGTGTGGACCAACTGCTACCACCTGTACCCGGCTCACGCCGCGTTCGGTGGCTACAAAAAGTCCGGCGTCGGCCGTGAAACCCACAAGGTGGCGCTCGAACACTATCAGCAGACCAAGAACCTGCTGGTGAGCTACGACACCAACCCACTGGGCTTTTTCTAG
- the eat gene encoding ethanolamine permease, giving the protein MAAEQTSAVGLPQGTDLEQVDADYFQSRQLKKGAAGWVLLIGLGVAYVISGDYAGWNFGLAQGGWGGMFLATLLMALMYLCMCFSLAELSSMIPTAGGGYGFARSAFGPLGGFLTGTAILIEYAIAPAAIAVFIGAYCESLFGIGGWAIYLAFYVLFIGIHIFGVGEALKLMFIITAVAAIALGVFIVAMVPHFSVANLLDIPVTEAVGASSFLPFGYVGVWAAIPYAIWFFLAVEGVPLAAEETRNPQRDMPRGLIGAMLVLLVFALAILLIGPGGAGANALMASGNPLVEALTIAYGESTWMSSFVNLIGLAGLIASFFSIIYAYSRQIFALSRAGYLPRSLSLTNKNKAPVLALIVPGLIGFALSLSGQGDLLILVAVFGATISYVLMMAAHITLRVRRPEMHRPYRTPGGIVTSGIALVLACVAVVAGFLVDPRVVIGAAVIYAVLIAYFALYSRHHLVAGTPEEEFVAIGKAEAALK; this is encoded by the coding sequence ATGGCAGCAGAACAAACCAGTGCGGTAGGTCTACCGCAAGGCACCGATTTAGAGCAGGTCGATGCCGACTATTTCCAAAGCAGGCAGTTGAAGAAAGGTGCAGCCGGCTGGGTCTTGCTGATCGGCTTAGGCGTTGCCTACGTCATTTCCGGCGACTACGCCGGCTGGAACTTCGGGCTCGCCCAAGGCGGCTGGGGCGGCATGTTTCTCGCCACCCTGCTGATGGCGCTGATGTACCTGTGCATGTGCTTCTCCCTGGCCGAACTGTCCTCGATGATCCCCACCGCCGGCGGCGGTTATGGCTTTGCCCGCAGCGCCTTTGGGCCTTTGGGCGGTTTTCTTACCGGCACCGCGATCCTCATCGAGTACGCCATTGCGCCTGCCGCCATTGCGGTATTTATCGGCGCTTACTGTGAATCGCTGTTCGGCATCGGCGGCTGGGCGATCTACCTGGCCTTCTATGTGCTGTTTATCGGCATTCACATCTTCGGCGTGGGTGAAGCGCTAAAGCTGATGTTTATCATCACTGCCGTGGCCGCCATTGCCCTCGGTGTGTTTATCGTCGCCATGGTGCCGCACTTCTCGGTCGCCAACCTGCTCGATATCCCCGTCACCGAGGCCGTAGGCGCCAGCAGCTTCCTGCCGTTCGGCTATGTCGGCGTATGGGCGGCGATTCCCTATGCGATCTGGTTCTTCCTCGCCGTCGAAGGCGTGCCCCTGGCCGCTGAAGAAACCCGCAACCCGCAGCGCGACATGCCGCGCGGCTTGATTGGCGCCATGCTGGTGTTGCTGGTTTTCGCTCTGGCAATTTTGCTGATTGGCCCAGGTGGCGCAGGTGCTAACGCACTGATGGCCTCGGGCAATCCACTGGTGGAAGCGCTGACCATTGCTTACGGTGAATCAACCTGGATGAGCAGCTTCGTCAACCTGATCGGCTTGGCCGGCTTGATCGCCAGCTTCTTCTCAATCATCTACGCCTACTCTCGGCAAATCTTCGCCCTCTCGCGTGCCGGCTACCTGCCGCGCTCGCTGTCGCTGACCAACAAAAACAAGGCGCCGGTATTGGCCTTGATTGTGCCCGGCCTGATCGGCTTTGCTCTGTCACTGAGCGGCCAGGGCGACCTGCTGATTCTGGTCGCAGTGTTCGGCGCTACCATCTCCTACGTGCTGATGATGGCCGCGCACATCACCTTGCGTGTGCGCCGTCCGGAGATGCATCGCCCGTATCGCACCCCAGGTGGCATCGTCACCTCGGGCATCGCGTTGGTGCTGGCCTGCGTGGCCGTGGTTGCCGGCTTCCTCGTTGACCCACGCGTGGTGATTGGCGCTGCGGTTATCTACGCCGTACTGATAGCCTACTTCGCCCTGTACAGCCGCCATCACCTGGTGGCCGGTACGCCGGAAGAAGAATTCGTCGCCATCGGTAAAGCCGAGGCAGCGCTCAAGTAA
- a CDS encoding ethanolamine ammonia-lyase subunit EutB has product MSSFQHTVGGEIYRFDSLAEVMAKASPARSGDFLAGVAASNAGERVAAQMALADIPLKHFLTEALIPYEEDEVTRLIIDSHDPAAFAPVSHLTVGGFRDWLLGDAADETSLRALAPGLTPEMAAAVSKIMRVQDLVLVAQKIRVVSRFRNTVGLRGRMSTRLQPNHPTDEPSGIAASILDGLLYGNGDAMIGINPATDSLSSISDMLKMLDGIIQRYEIPTQACVLTHVTTSIEAINRGVPLDLVFQSIAGTEAANASFGVSLKILQEGYDAGLSLKRGTLGDNLMYFETGQGSALSAGAHHGLDQQTCETRAYAVARHFKPFLVNTVVGFIGPEYLYNGKQIIRAGLEDHFCGKLLGLPMGCDICYTNHAEADQDDMDVLLTLLGVAGINFIMGIPGSDDVMLNYQTTSFHDALYARQSLGLKPAPEFEGWLQRMGIFTQTDGPPRMGNSLPPAFRQALAQLG; this is encoded by the coding sequence ATGTCCAGTTTTCAACATACGGTAGGTGGTGAAATCTACCGCTTCGACAGCCTCGCCGAGGTCATGGCCAAGGCCAGCCCGGCGCGCTCTGGCGACTTTCTCGCCGGCGTTGCCGCGAGCAATGCCGGCGAGCGCGTTGCGGCGCAGATGGCCCTGGCCGATATTCCGCTCAAGCATTTTCTGACTGAGGCGCTGATTCCCTATGAAGAGGATGAAGTCACTCGACTGATCATCGACAGCCATGACCCCGCCGCCTTCGCTCCGGTCAGCCATCTGACCGTTGGCGGCTTTCGTGACTGGCTACTCGGTGATGCTGCCGATGAAACCAGCCTGCGCGCCCTCGCCCCCGGTCTCACGCCGGAGATGGCCGCCGCGGTATCGAAAATCATGCGTGTGCAGGATCTGGTGCTGGTCGCGCAGAAAATCCGCGTGGTCAGCCGCTTTCGCAACACCGTCGGCCTGCGCGGGCGCATGTCCACCCGCCTGCAACCGAACCACCCGACCGACGAGCCTTCGGGCATCGCCGCGAGCATTCTCGATGGCCTGCTGTACGGTAACGGCGACGCCATGATCGGCATCAACCCGGCCACCGACAGCCTGAGCTCGATCAGCGACATGCTGAAGATGCTCGACGGCATCATCCAGCGCTATGAAATCCCCACCCAAGCCTGCGTGCTGACGCACGTCACCACCTCGATCGAGGCGATCAACCGTGGCGTGCCGCTGGACCTGGTATTCCAGTCGATTGCCGGCACCGAGGCGGCTAACGCCAGCTTTGGCGTCAGCCTGAAGATTCTGCAGGAAGGTTACGACGCCGGCCTGAGCCTCAAGCGCGGCACCCTGGGCGACAACCTGATGTACTTCGAAACGGGCCAGGGCAGCGCGCTATCCGCCGGCGCTCACCATGGTCTCGACCAGCAAACCTGCGAGACCCGCGCCTATGCGGTGGCTCGCCACTTCAAGCCATTTCTGGTCAATACCGTGGTCGGTTTTATCGGCCCGGAGTACCTGTACAACGGCAAGCAGATCATCCGCGCCGGCCTGGAAGACCACTTCTGCGGCAAGCTGTTGGGCCTGCCGATGGGCTGCGACATCTGCTACACCAACCACGCCGAAGCCGATCAGGACGACATGGACGTGCTGCTGACCCTGCTCGGCGTGGCCGGGATCAATTTCATCATGGGCATTCCCGGTTCCGACGATGTGATGCTCAACTACCAGACCACTTCGTTTCATGACGCCCTGTATGCCCGCCAGAGCCTGGGCCTGAAACCGGCCCCCGAATTCGAAGGCTGGCTGCAGCGCATGGGTATTTTCACTCAGACCGACGGGCCTCCGCGCATGGGCAATAGCCTGCCGCCGGCGTTTCGTCAGGCCCTGGCGCAGCTTGGTTAA
- the eutC gene encoding ethanolamine ammonia-lyase subunit EutC — MYDDSPLSGASENPWQQLRNLTPARIALGRAGTSMPTRAQLDFQFAHAQARDAVHLPFDHAALAAGLASQHRQSLLLHSAAKDRDTYLQRPDLGRRLSHESAEVLDQHRENNPDGYDLAIVVADGLSALAVHRNALPMIERITEQAAAEGWSLAPVALVSQGRVAVADEVAERLSARMVVILIGERPGLSSPDSLGLYFTYAPKIGLTDAYRNCISNVRAQGLSYAMASHRLLYLMREAYRRQLSGVNLKDEAEVPLLAGGEQRENFLLG, encoded by the coding sequence ATGTACGATGACAGCCCACTCAGCGGCGCCAGCGAAAACCCCTGGCAGCAACTGCGCAACCTGACCCCGGCGCGCATCGCCCTCGGCCGCGCCGGCACCAGTATGCCGACCCGCGCCCAGCTGGATTTCCAGTTTGCCCACGCCCAGGCCCGCGATGCCGTGCACCTGCCGTTCGACCATGCGGCATTGGCTGCCGGTCTCGCCAGCCAGCACCGGCAAAGCCTGCTGCTGCACAGCGCCGCCAAAGACCGTGACACCTACCTGCAGCGCCCGGACCTGGGCCGGCGCCTGAGCCATGAGTCCGCCGAAGTGTTGGACCAGCACCGCGAAAACAACCCGGACGGTTACGACCTGGCCATCGTCGTCGCAGACGGCCTCTCCGCACTGGCCGTGCACCGCAACGCCCTGCCCATGATCGAGCGCATCACCGAACAGGCCGCAGCCGAAGGCTGGAGCCTGGCCCCCGTAGCCTTGGTCAGCCAGGGCCGCGTCGCTGTCGCGGATGAAGTGGCCGAGCGGCTGAGCGCGCGCATGGTGGTGATTTTAATCGGCGAACGCCCTGGCCTTAGCTCCCCGGACAGCTTGGGTCTGTATTTCACCTATGCACCCAAGATTGGCCTGACCGACGCCTACCGCAACTGCATTTCCAACGTACGCGCGCAAGGCCTGAGCTACGCCATGGCCAGCCACCGCCTGCTGTACCTGATGCGTGAGGCTTACAGGCGCCAACTGTCGGGGGTCAACTTGAAGGATGAGGCCGAGGTGCCGCTGCTGGCGGGAGGAGAGCAACGCGAAAATTTCTTGCTGGGTTAG
- a CDS encoding GNAT family N-acetyltransferase, with protein MRIVQATLEHLDQLTPLFVDYREHFGQLPYPDSSRKFLEKRISRKESVIYLAMADDEDKILGFCQLYSSFSSLSLKRVWILNDIYVCQDARRQLVADRLIQTAKQMAKETNAVRLRVASSVDNEVAHKLYESIGFKEDTEFKSFVLSISEDFTAP; from the coding sequence ATGCGCATCGTCCAAGCGACCCTGGAGCATCTGGATCAATTGACCCCCCTGTTCGTGGATTACCGCGAGCACTTCGGCCAACTGCCCTACCCTGACTCCTCGCGAAAATTTCTAGAAAAACGCATCAGCCGTAAAGAGTCAGTGATCTACCTGGCCATGGCCGATGACGAAGACAAAATTCTCGGTTTCTGCCAGCTTTACTCGAGCTTCTCCTCGCTCTCGCTCAAGCGCGTGTGGATTCTTAACGACATCTACGTTTGCCAGGATGCACGCCGTCAATTGGTCGCCGACCGCCTGATCCAGACGGCCAAGCAAATGGCTAAAGAAACCAATGCCGTGCGTCTGCGCGTGGCCTCCAGCGTCGATAACGAAGTTGCGCACAAACTCTACGAATCCATCGGCTTCAAGGAAGATACCGAGTTCAAGAGTTTTGTTCTGTCGATCAGCGAAGACTTCACCGCCCCCTAA
- a CDS encoding SpoIIE family protein phosphatase, which translates to MSIEPLHHPAVKLLCGQGIDLPSQAARARAIWLPGREGRAPVLWGALLWARDCTDVVRTLEAYLDGLLADCTCTPAGWSEAQAARQVLAGFNQQLFRQHQAGHRLAQLDAGLLLVQGAQVQFLQAGAIGLLRHQHGNARSLAGREGMQLGAQAELALVQHSLTLTPGELLLLAPQPLLDVADLQGLRTAAPALSDDALSALLAPLMQAPGAAALLQLGEAEVAPTLAQRQPWPVVGSAHPGLQLDGWVLLSACSYGPPGRVFRATDPRGREAIVWLAEQAADEVFWQREWVLRCSPVTGLAQILSSHQPREHAFWLFEPPAKGMRSLVDWLAAHGPLDAVTLLVMLEQLIAAVRGLQRRGMQGLWLNPRNILVGDGSRVLLLPEYAALLPGVAPQRLPQQAVPLAPEARCGRMLEGRADQFALAALVYWLFCGRWPEAAQPDAGYNSRYVPLSHYRAQVPAGWDGVLARALAPRPEARFEALSEFERALRQPLSQHSGPMLRARHYRPHWRLGLLGLLVLQLAVGLWLSLGG; encoded by the coding sequence ATGTCGATCGAGCCTCTGCATCATCCCGCCGTTAAACTGCTCTGTGGCCAGGGTATTGACCTGCCAAGCCAGGCTGCACGGGCTCGCGCGATTTGGCTGCCGGGGCGCGAAGGGCGCGCTCCGGTGTTATGGGGGGCACTGCTCTGGGCGCGCGATTGCACTGATGTAGTGCGAACGCTGGAGGCCTATCTGGATGGTCTGTTAGCGGATTGCACGTGCACCCCGGCTGGCTGGAGCGAAGCCCAGGCGGCGCGGCAGGTGTTGGCAGGGTTTAATCAGCAGCTGTTTCGTCAGCATCAGGCCGGCCACAGGCTGGCGCAGTTAGATGCCGGATTGCTGTTGGTACAGGGCGCCCAGGTGCAGTTTCTTCAGGCCGGGGCGATTGGTTTGTTGCGCCATCAACATGGCAATGCCCGCAGCCTGGCTGGGCGCGAGGGTATGCAGTTGGGCGCGCAGGCCGAGCTGGCGCTGGTGCAGCACAGCCTGACCCTGACCCCGGGCGAGCTGTTGCTGCTGGCGCCGCAGCCTTTGTTGGATGTGGCCGATTTGCAGGGGCTGCGTACTGCCGCGCCCGCGCTGAGCGATGACGCTCTGTCCGCGCTACTGGCGCCCCTCATGCAGGCGCCTGGTGCCGCAGCCTTGTTGCAGTTGGGGGAAGCTGAGGTTGCACCGACATTGGCGCAACGCCAGCCCTGGCCCGTCGTGGGCTCTGCACACCCTGGCCTGCAGCTGGATGGCTGGGTGCTGCTTTCGGCCTGTAGCTATGGTCCGCCTGGGCGAGTATTTCGCGCCACCGATCCACGCGGTCGTGAGGCTATTGTATGGCTGGCCGAGCAGGCGGCGGATGAGGTTTTCTGGCAGCGCGAGTGGGTGTTGCGTTGCAGCCCGGTGACTGGTTTGGCGCAGATATTGTCCTCGCATCAGCCGCGCGAGCATGCCTTCTGGTTGTTCGAACCGCCCGCCAAAGGCATGCGGAGCCTGGTCGATTGGCTGGCAGCCCATGGGCCGCTGGATGCTGTGACGCTGCTGGTCATGCTCGAACAATTAATTGCTGCGGTGCGTGGCTTGCAGCGGCGAGGCATGCAGGGGCTGTGGCTGAATCCGCGCAATATCCTGGTGGGTGATGGCAGCCGGGTGTTGTTGCTGCCTGAATATGCTGCGCTGTTGCCTGGGGTGGCGCCGCAGCGCTTGCCTCAACAGGCGGTGCCGTTGGCTCCCGAAGCGCGATGTGGGCGGATGTTGGAGGGGCGTGCCGACCAGTTTGCCTTGGCGGCACTGGTTTATTGGTTGTTCTGCGGGCGCTGGCCGGAGGCTGCGCAGCCGGACGCCGGTTACAACAGCCGCTATGTGCCGCTGTCGCACTACCGCGCGCAGGTGCCGGCGGGTTGGGATGGGGTGCTGGCGCGTGCCCTGGCGCCTCGGCCGGAGGCCCGCTTCGAGGCGCTGTCGGAGTTTGAACGGGCGTTGCGTCAACCGTTGTCCCAGCACTCTGGCCCCATGCTGCGCGCACGGCACTATCGCCCGCATTGGCGCCTGGGGTTGCTGGGCCTGCTGGTGCTGCAATTGGCAGTGGGGTTGTGGCTGAGCCTGGGCGGTTGA